The Aestuariibaculum lutulentum genome segment TCTCCGTGACATTACGTCTGTATCCATTGTTCTTTCCTAAAACGTCGTACCCTACTAAAGTTACCGTTGCTTTATTATTCCAAAGCTCCATGCCTATTCCGGCATTCCAAAACACCGCATCACCGTCAAAAGCATCACCTACACGGCTGTTATAACGATAAGACACTTTGTTAGAAACAAACAGGTTTTTAATGATAAAGATGGATGAATCGAAATTCACGTTTTGTACAAAATAATCATTATCGTTAAATGCATCTGTATCATACACATTTTTAAATGCCGAATAACTGTATCGCGCACTTAAATCTATTTTATTGTCATACGCATATCTGAACGATACCGACGGACTCAATCTTGTTGTTTGGCCGGTAAATTTAACACCATTCTGCATTGACAAACTATTATTAAAACTTGCTGCAAATGCCCCATTAATATTAATATTTGTCTTTTTACTGTAAATAGATTTAGAAATCGACGCATTCCCGTCAACAGAATAATCCCCGTTAATGTTGGTATAAGTCGTTAACTTATTTAAATCGCTGTCGGTTGTTGTTGAATTAATAATCTTATCCTGGGTGATTCCCGCATTGGCATTTCCTGAAATATTAATGTTATGAAACGCCAAATTGTTTTGATATCTAAATCGTAATCTGTGATCAATCTGTGGTTCTAAAAGTGGGTTACCCACACGAATATGTGTAATATTGCTTACATCTTCTACAGGTTGCAGCTGACTCATTGATGGCAAATTCACATTTTGATTATAATCTAAACTAATATTTTTATAACCATTTTGATCGCGATAACGAATACGTCCTGAATAGGTCAAATATTGAAAATCGGCTTTAAAGTTACGTGCTTCCACAATTTGATCCCTATAACTTCTGTAGGTGGTTGTATGTCCGGCTTCAACTTCAAAACGGAAATCGTTAAGGTTATATCTTAATTTTAATGCCGGTCTGATAGTCGTGGCAATATATTTACTATCGCTACTTAACAAATCATTAAAACTATCATAGGTCTGACTATCTTCATCAAAATCGTAAATATAGCGCTCACTACTTTGTGAATTCACACTTGCATTATAGCTTGGTATGATTCTAAAATCTTCAAATAATTCGGCACTCCATTCGGCATCAATACCAATATTACTGCTATTACTGTCGTTATTACTTATCTGATCTTGTATAACCGTTTCTCCTCTATTGTATAATATATTTTCTGAATACTTTTTACTATCTGAAGACGACTTACTAAAATCGGTATTTAAACCAATATTGAAATAGTTTCCACCACCACCTCTTACTGGCGTTACACGAAACTTATTACTAATATCGTAGTTTGATGAGCTGGATGCATTAGTACTTGTATAATCACTTACCAAATCGCCATTAGTATATTCTGAAGTACTCTGAGAGGTTGACCCAGAGTCGGTATTTGCAGTATTAAACGAGGTTTCATTGGAAATTTGAACTTTATTATTTGAAGCCTTATTTTTAGGTTCCACAATAAATTTAAGGTCTGAACTTCCATTGTGTGAATCTGAATCGCTAAACCCACTGTTAGTAGATTCGGTTAAGTAATTTAAATCTGGTAAAAAGGTTTCTCTGGTACTTTTGCGCTCGGTATCTGAACTTTGGGCGCTATACCTGTAATTTGCGTTAATACGGGTTTCGTCCCATCTTCCTTTGGAAAAGTTAGCTCCAACAAAATCCGATTCTATGTACCCGTTACTGGTATCGGTATCTGGTAAAGCATTAAAACCTCGAGACATATTTATATTATTGGTTCCGGCGATAATCCCTATTTGTTTACCATCAATCATTTGAAACAAATTGGCATTGGCCTGGTATTTATCATCGGTTCCATAGCCGCCTTTAATATCTCCAAAGGTTGCTCGATTCTGTCCCTTCTTAATTTTTAAATTGATTTCTTTAGTGCCAGAAGTCGATTCTTCACCGGTAAACTTTTGCATATCGGTTTTATAATCGGT includes the following:
- a CDS encoding TonB-dependent receptor, which produces MLKKLLFVLALCFTSVLFAQKFTLEGIVKDEYATVLEGATVYLQSIKDSVPMAYGITNKNGEFSINVNAEDDKKAIFNIAYLGYQPYMKDIDVPEVNKLNLGVVTLKDQVEELNVVSIVGKAPPVVIKKDTIEYNADSFKTLPNDKAEDLLKKLPGVDIDIDGNITVNGVEVEAVNVDGMRFFGEKRGDIALKNIPSQAISKVQVTDYKTDMQKFTGEESTSGTKEINLKIKKGQNRATFGDIKGGYGTDDKYQANANLFQMIDGKQIGIIAGTNNINMSRGFNALPDTDTSNGYIESDFVGANFSKGRWDETRINANYRYSAQSSDTERKSTRETFLPDLNYLTESTNSGFSDSDSHNGSSDLKFIVEPKNKASNNKVQISNETSFNTANTDSGSTSQSTSEYTNGDLVSDYTSTNASSSSNYDISNKFRVTPVRGGGGNYFNIGLNTDFSKSSSDSKKYSENILYNRGETVIQDQISNNDSNSSNIGIDAEWSAELFEDFRIIPSYNASVNSQSSERYIYDFDEDSQTYDSFNDLLSSDSKYIATTIRPALKLRYNLNDFRFEVEAGHTTTYRSYRDQIVEARNFKADFQYLTYSGRIRYRDQNGYKNISLDYNQNVNLPSMSQLQPVEDVSNITHIRVGNPLLEPQIDHRLRFRYQNNLAFHNINISGNANAGITQDKIINSTTTDSDLNKLTTYTNINGDYSVDGNASISKSIYSKKTNININGAFAASFNNSLSMQNGVKFTGQTTRLSPSVSFRYAYDNKIDLSARYSYSAFKNVYDTDAFNDNDYFVQNVNFDSSIFIIKNLFVSNKVSYRYNSRVGDAFDGDAVFWNAGIGMELWNNKATVTLVGYDVLGKNNGYRRNVTETYIEDVENKILEQYFMLNFTYKFGSFAGQPMNVVEGSPQGRGGGRGGYRR